From one Danio rerio strain Tuebingen ecotype United States chromosome 19, GRCz12tu, whole genome shotgun sequence genomic stretch:
- the chd4a gene encoding chromodomain-helicase-DNA-binding protein 4a isoform X1: MSGSEDDRDDFEHRSVMQEEDDLEEELSENDAPKVKKKKKAKKSSRESKGSKRNRSRREEIGISSPEPGEGPDLDDGEEDRSESEGSDYTPGRKKKKRASTAKDKKRNSSAAERNSAASKRREPEEEEDEDDDDSEPKSSSQLLDTWGMEDIDHIFTEEDYRTLTNYKAFSQFVRPLIAAKNPKIAVSKMMMVLGAKWREFSTNNPLRGSATSLVAAASVETPPETPTSASAAQISPESTPAAPVRKAKTKEGKGPNARKKSKPAPKPQEKKVKTKKVAPLKIKLGGFNSKRKRSSSEEDDVDVDSDFDDGSINSVSVSNGSNSRSSRSSAKKKPKKKTKKADEDGDGYETDHQDYCEVCQQGGEIILCDTCPRAYHMVCLDPDMEKAPEGTWSCPHCEKMGIQWEAREDASEGEEDNEAGGEAEEDDHHMEFCRVCKDGGELLCCDSCPSSYHIHCLNPPLPEIPNGEWICPRCTCPSMKGKVQKILTWRWTEPPPPTPVPRPSDLPTDAPDPTPLAGRPEREFFVKWQNMSYWHCSWVTELQLEIHCQVMFRNYQRKNDMDEPPPIDFGGEGEEEKSDKRKKKDPTYARMEEKYYRFGIKMEWMVIHRILNHSVDKKNNCHYLIKWRDLTYDQATWELEDMDLPDYDTYKLQYWNHRELMMGDEGKPGKKIKIKGKMRKLDRPPENPVVDPTIKFERQPDYLDTTGGTLHPYQLEGLNWLRFSWAQGTDTILADEMGLGKTVQTAVFLYSLYKEGHSKGPFLVSAPLSTIINWEREFEMWAPDMYVVTYVGDKDSRAVIRENEFSFENNAIRGGKKPSKMKKEASVKFHVLLTSYELITIDTAVLGSIDWACLVVDEAHRLKNNQSKFFRILNNYPLQHKLLLTGTPLQNNLEELFHLLNFLTPERFSNLEGFLEEFADIAKEDQIKKLHDMLGPHMLRRLKADVFKHMPSKTELIVRVELSPMQKKYYKFILTRNFEALNTRGGGNQVSLLNVVMDLKKCCNHPYLFPAAAMEAAKMPNGMYEGGGLTKSSGKLLLLQKMLRKLKEGGHRVLIFSQMTKMLDLLEDFLENEGYKYERIDGGITGGMRQEAIDRFNAPGAPQFVFLLSTRAGGLGINLATADTVVIYDSDWNPHNDIQAFSRAHRIGQNKKVMIYRFVTKASVEERITQVAKKKMMLTHLVVRPGLGSKTGSMSKQELDDILKFGTEELFKDEGEGENKEGQEDSSVIHYDDKAIDRLLDRNQDATDDTELQSMNEYLSSFKVAQYVVKDEEEAEEEVQREIIKQEESVDPDYWEKLLRHHYEQQQEDLARNLGKGKRIRKQVNYNDGSQEDRDWQDDQSDGQSDYSVASEEGDEDFDERSEANSRRPNRKGLRNDKDKPLPPLLARVSGNIEVLGFNARQRKAFLNAVMRYGMPPQDAFTTQWLVRDLRGKSEREFKAYVSLFMRHLCEPGADGAESFADGVPREGLSRQHVLTRIGVMSLIRKKVQEFEHVNGQWSMPWMMELSENKTTSTAGSHPDSPSKTPTTGTPSDTQPNTPAPDGVPKAEDAGKDADKEKVKNGDGEKEANENKNSEVIAVPDEDGRAASASEEKEKGKEEKEKTPESSSEAEKADGKQEEKEEENAKSGDSEEKTDDTDKPKGSEADKETSDAKGEKKDDEPEKMDTTPVTDEKKGQKDEKDSGKTEEAGKLPNGESAKDSAAGAGIEERKKAKTRFMFNIADGGFTELHSLWQNEERAATVTKKTNEIWHRRHDYWLLAGIIQHGYARWQDIQNDVRFAILNEPFKGEINRGNFLEIKNKFLARRFKLLEQALVIEEQLRRAAYLNMTEDPSHPSMALNTRFSEVECLAESHQHLSKESMSGNKPANAVLHKVLKQLEELLSDMKADVTRLPATIARIPPVAVRLQMSERNILSRLASRGPDTQSQQVQQ, encoded by the exons GAAATTGGCATCAGTTCTCCAGAACCAGGTGAAGGCCCAGATCTGGACGATGGTGAGGAGGACCGCTCGGAAAGTGAAGGTAGTGACTACACACCAGGcagaaaaaagaagaagagagCCAGCACAGCGAAGGATAAGAAGCGAAACAGTTCTGCCGCAGAGAGAAACTCTGCTGCCTCCAAACGGAGGGAACCGGAGGAAGAGGAAGACGAGGATGATGACGATTCT GAACCAAAAAGTTCCTCTCAGCTTTTGGATACCTGGGGAATGGAGGACATCGACCATATTTTCACCGAGGAAGATTATAGGACTCTGACCAACTATAAAGCCTTCAGCCAGTTTGTCAG GCCTCTGATCGCAGCCAAGAACCCCAAAATTGCGGTTTCCAAGATGATGATGGTTCTGGGAGCGAAGTGGCGGGAGTTCAGCACTAACAATCCTCTGCGGGGCTCTGCTACATCTCTGGTGGCCGCTGCCTCTGTCGAAACGCCACCGGAAACTCCAACCTCTGCATCCGCAGCTCAGATCAGCCCCGAGTCCACGCCAGCAGCTCCCGTTCGCAAGGCCAAGACAAAAGAGGGCAAGG GTCCCAATGCACGCAAGAAGTCCAAACCAGCTCCTAAACCCCAGGAGAAGAAGGTCAAAACCAAAAAGGTGGCTCCCTTGAAGATCAAACTAGGAGGCTTCAACAGCAAGAGGAAACGCTCATCT AGTGAAGAGGATGATGTTGATGTGGACAGTGACTTTGACGACGGCAGTATTAACAGCGTGTCTGTTTCAAATGGATCGAATAGTCGTAGCAGTCGCAGCAGCGCCAAAAAGAAGCCCAAAAAGAAGACGAAAAAGG CAGATGAAGATGGTGATGGCTATGAGACAGATCATCAGGATTACTGTGAGGTCTGCCAGCAGGGAGGTGAGATCATTCTCTGTGACACCTGTCCACGGGCCTATCACATGGTCTGCTTGGACCCCGACATGGAGAAGGCCCCTGAGGGTACCTGGAGCTGCCCACACTGC GAGAAGATGGGCATCCAGTGGGAGGCTCGTGAAGACGCGTCTGAGGGCGAGGAGGATAATGAGGCAGGAGGAGAGGCCGAAGAAGACGACCATCACATGGAGTTCTGCAGAGTCTGTAAGGATGGCGGAGAGCTGCTGTGCTGCGACTCATGCCCTTCGTCATACCACATCCACTGCCTGAACCCACCGCTGCCCGAGATCCCCAACGGAGAGTGGATCTGCCCTCGCTGCACT TGTCCCTCTATGAAAGGTAAAGTGCAGAAGATTCTGACGTGGCGCTGGACTGAACCTCCACCGCCGACCCCTGTCCCACGTCCCTCTGACCTGCCAACTGATGCTCCTGACCCCACACCTCTGGCTGGACGTCCTGAGAGAGAGTTCTTCGTTAAATGGCAGAATATGTCCTACTGGCACTGCTCCTGGGTTACTGAGCTGCAG CTGGAGATTCACTGTCAGGTGATGTTCAGAAACTACCAGCGCAAGAACGACATGGACGAACCTCCCCCCATAGACTTCGGAGGTGAAGGAGAAGAGGAGAAGAGCgacaagagaaagaaaaaagaccCCACATACGCACGGATGGAGGAGAAGTACTACCGCTTCGGCATCAAGATGGAGTGGATGGTCATTCATCGAATCCTGAACCACAG TGTGGATAAGAAGAACAACTGTCACTACCTCATCAAATGGAGGGACTTAACATATGATCAAGCCACATGGGAGTTGGAGGATATGGATTTACCAGACTATGACACGTATAAACTGCAGTACTGGAACCACAG GGAGCTGATGATGGGTGATGAAGGTAAACCAGGAAAGAAGATCAAGATCAAAGGGAAGATGCGCAAACTGGACCGACCTCCAGAGAATCCTGTCGTGGAT CCCACCATTAAGTTTGAGCGTCAGCCGGATTATCTGGACACCACAGGCGGAACGCTGCACCCATATCAGCTTGAAGGGCTCAACTGGCTGCGCTTCTCTTGGGCTCAGGGAACCGACACCATCCTAGCAGACGAGATGGGGCTGGGAAAGACTGTGCAGACTGCTGTGTTCCTCTATTCACTGTATAAAGAG GGTCATTCTAAAGGCCCGTTCCTGGTCAGTGCACCGCTGTCCACCATCATCAACTGGGAGAGAGAGTTTGAGATGTGGGCTCCGGACATGTACGTAGTCACATATGTGGGCGACAAAGACAGCAGGGCCGTCATCAGAGAAAACGAGTTCTCCTTCGAAAACAACGCCATCCGTGGTGGCAAGAAACCCTCCAAGATGAAG AAAGAAGCCTCCGTCAAGTTTCACGTGCTGTTGACCTCCTATGAGTTGATCACTATTGACACAGCCGTTCTGGGCTCCATCGACTGGGCCTGTCTGGTTGTTGATGAGGCCCACAGACTGAAGAATAACCAGTCGAAG TTTTTCAGGATACTGAACAACTACCCGCTGCAGCATAAGCTGTTGTTGACAGGAACACCACTGCAAAACAACCTAGAAGAGCTTTTCCATCTGCTCAACTTCCTCACGCCGGAGAGATTCAG TAATCTTGAGGGTTTCTTGGAGGAGTTTGCGGACATCGCCAAGGAAGACCAGATCAAAAAGCTTCATGACATGCTGGGACCACACATGCTCAGGAGACTCAAAGCCGACGTGTTCAAGCACATGCCTTCAAAAACAGAGCTGATTGTGCGCGTGGAGCTCAGCCCCATGCAGAA GAAATATTACAAGTTCATCCTAACCCGAAACTTCGAGGCTCTGAACACTCGTGGTGGAGGAAATCAGGTTTCTCTGCTGAATGTGGTCATGGACTTGAAGAAGTGCTGTAACCATCCTTATCTATTCCCTGCTGCTGCTATG GAAGCTGCCAAAATGCCCAATGGGATGTATGAGGGTGGTGGCCTGACTAAATCTTCTGGAAAACTGCTGCTACTGCAGAAGATGCTGCGCAAGCTGAAGGAGGGTGGACACAGGGTGCTCATCTTCTCTCAG ATGACCAAAATGTTGGACCTGCTGGAGGATTTCCTGGAGAATGAGGGCTACAAATATGAACGTATTGATGGAGGAATCACAGGAGGCATGAGGCAGGAAGCCATTGACCGCTTTAACG CTCCTGGTGCTCCTCAGTTTGTTTTCCTGCTCTCGACCAGAGCTGGTGGTTTGGGTATCAATCTGGCAACCGCAGACACCGTCGTCATCTACGATTCAGACTGGAACCCTCACAATGACATTCAG GCCTTCAGCAGAGCTCACAGGATTGGTCAAAACAAGAAGGTGATGATCTACCGCTTTGTAACCAAAGCTTCTGTAGAAGAGCGAATTACTCAG GTGGCCAAGAAGAAGATGATGTTGACTCACTTGGTTGTGCGTCCTGGATTGGGCTCAAAGACTGGTTCGATGTCTAAACAGGAGCTCGATGACATTCTTAAATTCGGTACAGAGGAGCTATTTAAGGACGAGGGAGAAG GAGAGAACAAAGAAGGACAAGAGGACAGCAGTGTGATTCACTATGATGACAAAGCCATCGATCGCCTGCTGGATCGTAATCAGGATGCGACCGACGACACGGAGCTCCAGAGCATGAACGAGTATCTCAGCTCCTTTAAAGTGGCGCAGTATGTGGTCAAGGATGAGGAAGAGGCG GAGGAGGAAGTTCAGAGGGAAATCATCAAGCAGGAGGAAAGTGTGGATCCAGATTACTGGGAGAAACTCCTCCGACACCATTATGAGCAGCAGCAGGAGGATTTGGCTCGTAATCTGGGCAAGGGCAAGCGAATCCGCAAACAGGTCAACTACAACGACGGCTCTCAGGAGGACAGAG ATTGGCAGGACGATCAATCTGACGGCCAATCAGACTATTCGGTTGCCTCAGAGGAAGGAGACGAGGACTTTGACGAGCGATCAGAAG CCAATTCACGGCGACCCAACAGGAAAGGCCTCAGAAACGACAAAGACAAACCACTGCCCCCCCTGCTGGCCAGAGTGAGCGGCAACATAGAG GTGTTGGGTTTCAATGCTCGTCAAAGGAAGGCTTTCCTGAATGCTGTGATGCGTTATGGCATGCCACCTCAGGACGCCTTCACGACACAGTGGCTGGTCAGAGACCTGCGAGGCAAATCAGAGAGAGAGTTTAA GGCTTATGTCTCTCTCTTTATGCGGCACTTGTGTGAACCTGGCGCAGATGGTGCTGAAAGCTTTGCAGATGGTGTTCCTCGAGAGGGACTTTCACGGCAGCACGTCCTCACGCGCATCGGTGTGATGTCGCTCATCCGAAAGAAG GTGcaagagtttgagcatgtgaacgGTCAGTGGTCGATGCCCTGGATGATGGAGCTGAGCGAGAATAAGACCACGTCCACCGCCGGCAGCCATCCAGACTCTCCCAGCAAAACCCCCACTACTGGCACTCCATCAGACACCCAGCCTAACACACCTGCTCCAG ACGGTGTTCCCAAAGCAGAAGATGCTGGTAAAGATGCTGATAAAGAAAAGGTGAAAAATGGAGACGGAGAGAAGGAGgccaatgaaaacaaaaacagtgaA GTCATTGCTGTTCCGGATGAAGATGGCCGAGCTGCTTCTGCGTCTGAGGAGAAAGAGAAAGGCAAAGAGGAGAAGGAGAAGACGCCTGAATCCTCCTCGGAGGCAGAAAAGGCTGATGGGAAGCAGGAAGAGAAGGAAGAAGAAAACGCCAAGTCGGGAGACTCTGAGGAGAAAACTGATGATACAGACAAACCCAAAGGATCTGAGGCCGACAAGGAGACTTCAGACGCCAAAG GAGAAAAGAAGGATGATGAGCCTGAGAAGATGGACACAACTCCTGTTACAGATGAGAAGAAAG GTCAGAAGGATGAGAAAGATTCTGGTAAAACAGAAGAAGCGGGAAAACTGCCTAATGGAGAAAGTGCCAAAGACAGCGCAGCGGGAGCAGGAATTGAGGAGAGGAAGAAAGCCAAAACACGGTTcatgttcaacattgcagatGGAGGATTCACCG AATTGCACTCCCTGTGGCAGAATGAGGAACGAGCTGCTACAGTCACTAAGAAAACCAATGAGATCTGGCATCGTCGTCATGACTACTGGCTCCTCGCAGGCATCATCCA ACACGGGTACGCTCGCTGGCAAGACATTCAGAATGACGTCCGGTTCGCCATTCTTAACGAACCCTTCAAAGGAGAGATCAACAGAGGAAACTTCCTGGAGATCAAAAACAAGTTTCTTGCCCGGAGGTTCAAG TTGCTCGAGCAGGCTCTGGTGATTGAAGAACAGCTGCGCAGAGCTGCGTATCTGAACATGACTGAAGACCCGTCTCACCCCTCCATGGCTCTCAACACACGCTTCAGTGAAGTGGAGTGTCTGGCCGAGTCCCACCAGCACCTGAGCAAAGAGTCCATGTCTGGAAACAAACCTGCCAACGCCGTCCTACATAAAG TACTGAAGCAGCTGGAGGAGTTGCTAAGTGACATGAAAGCCGATGTCACTCGTCTCCCGGCAACCATCGCCAGGATACCGCCTGTTGCAGTGAGGCTGCAGATGTCTGAAAGAAACATTCTCAGCCGTTTGGCCAGCAGAGGACCAGACACACAGAGTCAGCAG